GCTGGAAATGGCCGCTCGTCCTGAATCTAAGTTGCAAGTGCAAACGGTGCAACCTGATTCCGACAAAGCAAGGTATGAACAAGACAAAGAGCAAAAACGGAAAGAGCGTCAGCTTAAACGCCGGATTGAAGAGATTGAACAGCAAATCGAGGAAATCGAAACGAAAATAGCCGAAAACGAAGAACTGCTCTGTGACCCTGATGTTTACCAAGATTACGAGAAGGCTGCAGAGTTAAACAGCGAAAACGAAAAATACAATAAACAGCTAGAAGCTCTCATAGAAGAATGGGAGTCGCTTCAGTATTAGCTACAAAAACGCTCGGAGAATGATTTACTCCGAGCGTTTTTTGTCTATTTTTGCGGAATTTTAGTCAAATTAATTTCAACAGTTATCGCTATATTTCAAATGTATTCACACTATCCACAGTGTTATGCACAGAAACCACCACTTTTTATCAGTATTTTATAAAGTTATTAACATTGTCCACAGAAAAACTCCTAGTTACCCACATTTTTTATAAACAGTTGAAAAACCTACTATGTCGGAATTTGTTGAAGTTATCCACCTTCACTGTTATCTGTGGATAACTTTTGTCCACATAGACAAATCTATTCCTCAACTTTTTTACCTCTCATTAATTTTTCAAATCCCTTCATCCCAGAGTCTTGGCTGGGAGTGTAATTAAAAGGGTTGCCCTCCTGCTCCAACTCCATTCTAGCATTAACCTGGATGCCTATTGTTGCACCAGCCGATGCTGTTGGATCATTAATAATGCTTTCTTTTTCTCCATCAAAATGAGGCGTTACTCTAACACGTTGACTTTCACTATTGCGTGACATTTTGATCATCTCCTTGTTTGTTAAGATAGCTCAAAGGAGAGTGAACTATTCAAGATGACATTAGGATTTTAATACAGCATAGCAGTCTCCTACAGGCGTGATTTTTGTAGTAATTTCCCCGTTAAATCTTTCATTTAACTCTATTTTCTTTTGCTTAGCAATCTTTAATTGATTTACATTGGAAAAGAAAATGATAGACTGATTTGTCCCGATTTGCCGATGTTCTTCAGATTTACTTGTTGGGTCATGTAAATCAAAAAATAACTCCACCAATTCCCCATAAGAAACTTTCCAAGGATTAAACCATATTTCCACAACGTCTAGTGCTTT
The DNA window shown above is from Bacillus sp. (in: firmicutes) and carries:
- a CDS encoding peptide-methionine (S)-S-oxide reductase produces the protein MEEALSLGRSELKMEKAVFAANGFFSQNAFVSGVRGIEDLQLSYLKEKALDVVEIWFNPWKVSYGELVELFFDLHDPTSKSEEHRQIGTNQSIIFFSNVNQLKIAKQKKIELNERFNGEITTKITPVGDCYAVLKS